From Streptomonospora salina, the proteins below share one genomic window:
- the edd gene encoding phosphogluconate dehydratase, with amino-acid sequence MTTPHPRIAEVTRRIAERSADTRAAYLERMRAAAAEGPARQGLGCTNLAHGFAACGPGDKLSLGHTAKPNIAIVSAYNDMLSAHQPLADYPAQLKRAVAEAGGVAQFAGGVPAMCDGITQGRDGMELSLFSRDVIAMATGVALSHDMFDGALMLGVCDKIVPGLLIGALTFGHLPVAFVPAGPMPSGLPNKAKAAVRQRYTEGKADRAELLQAESEAYHAPGTCTFYGTANSNQILMEVMGLHLPGASFEQPGSGLRTALTDEAGRAVTGLTALGGQYTPVSEVVDERAVVNAVVALLATGGSTNHTLHLVAVAQAAGIELTWDDFAALSEVVPLLTRMYPNGAADVNRFHEVGGMPYLIAQLLDSGLLHEDVATVAGRGLTRYRRRPVLGDDGLAWGEEPAESTDTTVLRAAGDPFSADGGLRMVRGNLGRAVVKVSAVEPENRVVEAPARVFDSQAQLQDAFAAGELDGDVVAVVRFQGPRANGMPELHKLTPTLGVLQDRGHKVALVTDGRMSGASGKVPAAIHISPEAASGGPLSRVRDGDLLRVDAEAGTLEALGADDLDERPAAEPTVDSSAGTGRELFSAFRASVGPAERGAGVFGALR; translated from the coding sequence ATGACCACGCCCCATCCGCGTATAGCCGAGGTCACCCGGCGCATCGCCGAACGCAGCGCCGACACCCGCGCCGCCTACCTGGAGCGGATGCGCGCCGCCGCCGCGGAGGGCCCCGCCCGCCAGGGCCTGGGCTGCACGAACCTCGCCCACGGCTTCGCCGCCTGCGGGCCGGGCGACAAGCTCTCCCTGGGCCACACCGCCAAGCCCAACATCGCGATCGTGTCGGCCTACAACGACATGCTCTCGGCCCATCAGCCGCTGGCCGACTACCCCGCCCAGCTCAAGCGGGCCGTCGCCGAGGCCGGCGGTGTCGCCCAGTTCGCCGGCGGCGTGCCGGCGATGTGCGACGGCATCACCCAGGGCCGCGACGGTATGGAACTGTCGCTGTTCAGCCGCGACGTCATCGCGATGGCCACCGGCGTCGCGCTCTCCCACGACATGTTCGACGGCGCGCTGATGCTGGGCGTATGCGACAAGATCGTTCCCGGGTTGCTGATCGGCGCGCTGACCTTCGGCCACCTCCCGGTGGCGTTCGTGCCCGCCGGCCCCATGCCCTCCGGCCTGCCCAACAAGGCCAAGGCGGCGGTCCGCCAGCGCTACACCGAGGGCAAGGCCGACCGCGCCGAGCTGCTGCAGGCCGAGTCGGAGGCCTACCACGCGCCGGGCACCTGCACCTTCTACGGCACCGCCAACTCCAACCAGATACTCATGGAGGTCATGGGCCTGCATCTGCCCGGCGCCAGCTTCGAGCAGCCGGGAAGCGGGCTGCGCACCGCGCTGACCGACGAGGCCGGGCGGGCGGTGACGGGCCTGACCGCGCTGGGCGGGCAGTACACCCCCGTCAGCGAGGTCGTCGACGAGCGCGCCGTCGTCAACGCGGTGGTGGCACTGCTGGCCACCGGCGGATCGACCAACCACACCCTGCACCTGGTGGCCGTGGCCCAGGCCGCCGGAATCGAACTGACCTGGGACGACTTCGCGGCGCTGTCGGAGGTCGTGCCGCTGCTGACCCGGATGTATCCCAACGGCGCCGCCGACGTGAACCGGTTCCACGAGGTCGGCGGGATGCCGTACCTGATCGCCCAGCTGCTGGACAGCGGACTGCTGCACGAGGACGTCGCCACGGTCGCCGGCCGCGGTCTGACCCGCTACCGCCGGCGCCCCGTGCTCGGCGACGACGGCCTCGCCTGGGGCGAGGAGCCCGCGGAGAGCACCGACACCACCGTGCTGCGCGCCGCCGGCGACCCCTTCAGCGCCGACGGCGGGCTGCGCATGGTCCGCGGCAATCTGGGCCGGGCGGTCGTCAAGGTCTCGGCGGTGGAGCCGGAGAACCGCGTCGTCGAGGCGCCCGCGCGCGTCTTCGACAGCCAGGCGCAGCTGCAGGACGCCTTCGCCGCCGGGGAGCTGGACGGCGACGTGGTGGCGGTCGTGCGCTTCCAGGGCCCTCGGGCCAACGGCATGCCCGAGCTGCACAAGCTGACCCCCACGCTCGGAGTGCTCCAGGACCGCGGACACAAGGTCGCACTGGTCACCGACGGCCGCATGTCCGGCGCGTCGGGCAAGGTCCCGGCCGCCATCCACATCTCCCCCGAGGCCGCGTCCGGCGGCCCGCTGTCGCGGGTGCGCGACGGCGACCTCCTCCGCGTGGACGCCGAGGCGGGCACCCTGGAGGCGCTGGGCGCCGACGATCTGGACGAGCGCCCCGCGGCCGAACCGACCGTGGACTCCTCCGCCGGCACCGGCCGCGAGCTCTTCTCCGCCTTCCGCGCGTCCGTGGGGCCGGCCGAGCGGGGCGCCGGCGTGTTCGGGGCGCTGCGGTGA
- the glk gene encoding glucokinase, which translates to MSRPQPPSRGRPWLVADIGGTNARFGLVDTPGARPERVRRLDGADHADLAAAATAYLEQVGASAAPGAACVAVAGPVGGDRVRLTNSHWDFSVAATRDRLGLDHLEVVNDFAALALSLPRLGGDGDLVSLGGPAAAPCGPKAVLGPGTGLGVAGLVPAEGAGWVPVPGEGGHVDVPAIDEREWEVVRLLRARQGSVTAECLLCGPGLSRLHGALAEVRGVRAPERTAAEVCAEAPGDPLCAEALDVFCCLLGGFAGNAALSLGATGGVFLGGGILPRIIPVVRSSGFRRRFEDKHRMTDYLHGIATQLIVAQDPALLGASARLDQRLATGQGGAYEPAQQ; encoded by the coding sequence GTGAGCCGCCCCCAGCCGCCCTCGCGGGGGCGCCCCTGGCTCGTCGCCGACATCGGCGGCACCAACGCCCGCTTCGGGCTGGTCGATACTCCCGGCGCCCGCCCGGAACGGGTGCGCCGCCTGGACGGGGCCGACCACGCCGACCTCGCCGCGGCGGCGACGGCCTACCTGGAGCAGGTCGGCGCATCCGCGGCGCCGGGCGCGGCGTGCGTGGCGGTGGCCGGCCCCGTCGGCGGCGACCGGGTCCGGCTGACCAACTCCCACTGGGACTTCTCGGTCGCGGCCACCCGCGACCGGCTGGGCCTGGACCATCTGGAGGTCGTCAACGACTTCGCGGCGCTGGCCCTGTCGCTGCCGCGACTGGGCGGCGACGGCGACCTGGTGTCGCTGGGCGGCCCCGCAGCGGCCCCCTGCGGCCCCAAGGCCGTGCTGGGTCCGGGCACCGGTCTGGGCGTGGCGGGGCTGGTTCCGGCCGAGGGCGCCGGGTGGGTCCCGGTGCCCGGCGAGGGCGGCCACGTCGACGTTCCGGCGATCGACGAGCGCGAGTGGGAGGTGGTGCGCCTGCTGCGCGCCCGGCAGGGCTCGGTCACCGCCGAATGCCTGCTGTGCGGGCCCGGGCTGAGCCGGCTGCACGGGGCGCTGGCCGAGGTGCGCGGCGTGCGCGCGCCGGAGCGCACCGCCGCCGAGGTCTGCGCCGAGGCGCCCGGCGACCCGCTGTGCGCCGAGGCGCTGGACGTGTTCTGCTGCCTGCTGGGCGGCTTCGCCGGAAACGCCGCGCTGAGCCTGGGCGCGACCGGAGGCGTGTTCCTGGGCGGGGGGATCCTTCCCCGTATCATCCCCGTGGTGCGCTCCAGCGGCTTCCGGCGCCGCTTCGAGGACAAGCACCGCATGACCGACTACCTGCACGGCATCGCCACGCAGCTGATCGTGGCGCAGGACCCGGCGCTGCTGGGCGCGTCCGCCCGGCTCGACCAGCGCCTCGCAACCGGACAAGGAGGCGCGTATGAACCCGCGCAGCAGTGA
- the eda gene encoding bifunctional 4-hydroxy-2-oxoglutarate aldolase/2-dehydro-3-deoxy-phosphogluconate aldolase, whose translation MNPRSSEDLFDLAPVVPVVVLSDAADAVPLARALVAGGLPAVEVTLRTDAALGSIERIAAEVPGAVVGAGTVTSPEQAERAAAAGAGFLVSPGCTAGLYEAMAATGLPALPGVSTASEAMALLERGATALKFFPAEAAGGRAYVKSLAGPLPQVRFCPTGGVTAASAPDYLALPNVGCVGGTWLTPAEALAGGDWARVQELAREAAALGA comes from the coding sequence ATGAACCCGCGCAGCAGTGAGGACCTGTTCGATCTCGCCCCGGTGGTGCCGGTGGTGGTCCTCTCCGACGCCGCCGACGCGGTGCCGCTGGCCCGCGCACTGGTGGCCGGCGGGCTGCCGGCGGTGGAGGTGACACTGCGCACCGACGCCGCACTCGGCTCGATCGAGCGCATCGCCGCCGAGGTCCCCGGCGCCGTCGTCGGCGCGGGCACGGTGACCTCGCCCGAGCAGGCCGAGCGGGCCGCGGCCGCCGGGGCCGGATTCCTGGTCTCCCCCGGTTGCACCGCCGGGCTGTACGAGGCGATGGCCGCCACCGGGCTCCCGGCGCTGCCGGGGGTGTCCACGGCGTCGGAGGCGATGGCGCTGCTGGAGCGCGGGGCCACGGCGCTGAAGTTCTTCCCGGCCGAGGCGGCCGGGGGGCGGGCCTATGTGAAGTCGCTGGCGGGCCCGCTGCCGCAGGTGCGCTTCTGCCCCACCGGCGGGGTCACCGCGGCCTCGGCGCCGGACTACTTGGCGCTGCCCAACGTGGGCTGTGTCGGCGGCACGTGGCTGACTCCGGCCGAGGCGCTGGCCGGCGGCGACTGGGCGCGCGTGCAGGAGCTGGCGCGCGAGGCGGCGGCGCTGGGGGCGTGA
- the pabB gene encoding aminodeoxychorismate synthase component I yields the protein MRILLVDNHDSYTYNLFQLIARAAGAEPDVRANDDPRLGADGALEAYAAVVVSPGPGHPARNRDLGLLGAALSSAPAVPVLGVCLGHQALVHLAGGAVALAPAARHGYLSRIRHDGSGLFAGLEQDFTAVRYHSLAARTPLPPELAATAFAEDGVVMAARHRALPRWGVQFHPESVAGEHGADLVANFLRLARESRPGAPAAAATAAGTGAAAPAAPAAHAAPAAPPEPPRVRVLDRAVDTEAAFARLYARSPHAFWLDSSRTGGPARFSFLGDAQGPGGEVLTYRTGEGAVTVTPADGPPRREPGTIFDALRRRLPARPAPPPGGLPFDFTGGYVGYFGYELKADCGGAAAHRSPAPDAVWLRCDRLIAVDHERDSTYLVARGPGAAEWAAQTRRILAALAPASDPPPGTAPAGGDADLEPLLERSREGYLTDVKECLRRLEEGESYEICLTNRMRAPAPADDLAFYRRLRRAAPAPYAALLQLGDTTVHSASPERFLRIGADAVAESRPIKGTAPRSADPGTDARRARELRIGAKTRAENLMIVDLLRNDLGRVCEVGTVDVPRFMYTESYSTVHQLVSTVRGRLRADTHPVDAVRACFPGGSMTGAPKVRTMEIIDRLENSARGVYSGALGYLSHQGTADLSIVIRTAVRRGAGLDVGAGGAVVLDSVPQEEYAEMLLKAAVPLSGG from the coding sequence ATGCGGATACTGCTCGTGGACAATCACGACTCCTACACCTACAACCTGTTCCAGCTGATCGCGCGCGCGGCGGGAGCCGAACCCGACGTGCGGGCCAACGACGACCCCCGCCTGGGCGCGGACGGGGCCCTGGAGGCCTACGCCGCCGTGGTCGTCTCGCCCGGACCCGGCCATCCCGCCCGGAACCGCGACCTGGGGCTGCTCGGGGCAGCCCTGAGCTCCGCGCCGGCCGTGCCCGTGCTGGGCGTGTGCCTGGGCCACCAGGCGCTGGTCCACCTCGCCGGGGGTGCGGTCGCCCTCGCCCCGGCCGCCCGCCACGGCTATCTCAGCCGCATCCGCCACGACGGATCCGGCCTCTTCGCCGGGCTGGAACAGGACTTCACGGCGGTGCGCTACCACTCGCTGGCCGCGCGCACCCCGCTGCCGCCGGAGCTGGCCGCGACCGCCTTCGCCGAGGACGGCGTCGTCATGGCCGCCCGACACCGCGCCCTGCCGCGGTGGGGTGTGCAGTTCCACCCCGAGTCGGTCGCCGGCGAGCACGGCGCCGACCTGGTCGCCAACTTCCTGCGCCTGGCCCGCGAATCCCGCCCCGGGGCCCCGGCCGCCGCCGCGACGGCGGCCGGTACCGGCGCGGCAGCACCGGCCGCCCCCGCGGCGCACGCCGCCCCCGCGGCGCCGCCCGAGCCGCCCCGCGTGCGGGTCCTGGACCGCGCGGTCGACACCGAAGCCGCCTTCGCCCGCCTCTACGCCCGCAGCCCCCACGCCTTCTGGCTGGACAGCAGCCGCACCGGCGGCCCCGCCCGGTTCTCGTTCCTGGGCGACGCCCAGGGCCCCGGCGGCGAGGTACTGACCTACCGCACCGGCGAGGGAGCCGTCACCGTCACGCCCGCGGACGGTCCCCCGCGCCGCGAGCCCGGCACGATCTTCGACGCGCTGCGGCGGCGCTTGCCGGCACGGCCCGCGCCGCCGCCCGGCGGGCTGCCGTTCGACTTCACCGGCGGCTACGTCGGCTACTTCGGCTACGAACTCAAGGCCGACTGCGGCGGAGCGGCCGCCCACCGCTCTCCGGCGCCCGACGCCGTCTGGCTGCGCTGCGACCGCCTGATCGCCGTCGACCACGAACGCGACAGCACCTACCTCGTGGCCCGCGGCCCCGGCGCCGCGGAATGGGCCGCACAGACGCGGCGGATTCTGGCCGCGCTCGCTCCGGCATCGGATCCGCCGCCCGGGACGGCCCCCGCCGGCGGCGATGCGGACCTGGAGCCGCTGCTGGAGCGCAGCCGCGAGGGCTACCTCACCGACGTCAAGGAGTGCCTGCGCCGACTGGAGGAAGGCGAGAGCTACGAGATCTGCCTGACCAACCGGATGCGCGCCCCGGCGCCGGCCGACGACCTCGCCTTCTACCGGCGCCTGCGCCGCGCCGCACCCGCCCCCTACGCAGCACTGCTGCAGCTGGGGGACACGACGGTGCACAGCGCCTCGCCCGAGCGGTTCCTGCGCATCGGCGCCGACGCGGTCGCCGAGAGCCGGCCCATCAAGGGCACCGCGCCGCGCAGCGCCGACCCCGGAACCGACGCCCGCCGCGCCCGCGAGCTGCGCATCGGCGCCAAAACCCGCGCCGAGAACCTGATGATCGTCGATCTGCTCCGCAACGACCTGGGCCGGGTGTGCGAGGTCGGCACCGTCGACGTGCCGCGGTTCATGTACACCGAGTCCTACAGCACCGTGCACCAGCTCGTCTCGACCGTGCGCGGGCGGCTGCGCGCCGACACCCACCCCGTCGACGCGGTGCGGGCGTGCTTTCCCGGCGGGTCGATGACCGGCGCGCCCAAGGTGCGCACGATGGAGATCATCGACCGCCTGGAGAACTCGGCGCGCGGCGTGTACTCCGGAGCCCTGGGCTACCTGTCCCACCAGGGCACCGCCGACCTGAGCATCGTCATCCGCACGGCCGTGCGGCGGGGGGCGGGACTGGACGTCGGCGCCGGCGGGGCCGTCGTGCTCGACTCGGTGCCGCAGGAGGAGTACGCCGAGATGCTGCTCAAGGCCGCCGTCCCGCTCAGCGGCGGGTAG
- a CDS encoding TIGR03086 family metal-binding protein translates to MTDLLELHGQAMAEFDRRVRAIRVTQWGSPTPCSEWDVHDLLNHLTGEQLWVPFLLAGGTIEEAGDRYDGDLLGEEPVATWEVASRESRSAWLQPGALERTVHLSFGDAPGELYLWQMTFDLAVHAWDLARAVGADEKIDPALAEALVDWLGGQSPGAGALFDPPAPVEADADAQTRLLALTGRRV, encoded by the coding sequence ATGACCGATCTGCTGGAGTTGCACGGCCAGGCCATGGCGGAGTTCGACCGCCGGGTCCGCGCCATCCGGGTCACGCAGTGGGGATCGCCCACGCCGTGCTCGGAGTGGGACGTCCACGACCTGCTCAACCACCTCACCGGTGAGCAACTGTGGGTGCCTTTCCTGCTCGCCGGCGGCACCATCGAAGAGGCCGGCGACCGCTACGACGGCGATCTGCTCGGCGAGGAGCCCGTCGCCACCTGGGAGGTCGCCTCGCGCGAGTCCCGCTCGGCCTGGCTGCAGCCGGGCGCCCTGGAACGGACCGTGCACCTGTCCTTCGGCGACGCCCCGGGCGAGCTCTACCTCTGGCAGATGACCTTCGACCTGGCGGTACACGCCTGGGATCTGGCCCGCGCCGTCGGCGCCGACGAGAAGATCGACCCCGCCCTGGCCGAGGCCCTGGTGGACTGGCTGGGCGGGCAGAGCCCCGGCGCCGGAGCCCTGTTCGACCCGCCGGCGCCGGTGGAGGCCGACGCCGACGCCCAGACACGGCTGCTGGCGCTGACCGGGCGCCGCGTCTGA
- the bioB gene encoding biotin synthase BioB, producing the protein MRQSDHRPSAAALAQAALRRERPSRTDLLSVLSWPDAELLELVAAVGRVRRRFFGDRVKLNYLVNLKSGLCPEDCTYCSQRLGSDADIVSYSWLGTEETRRAAASGVEGGASRVCLVASGRGPTDRDIDRLTPAIARIKEEHPGVDVCACLGLLSSGQPERLRDAGVDAYNHNLNTSGERYADICSTHGFADRVATVQRAAQAGLSPCSGLIAGMGEGDDDLVDALEELRELDPDSVPVNFLIPFDGTPLAGHWELTPQRCLRVLAAARLVFPDVEVRLAGGREIHLRSLQPLALHLANSIFLGDYLTSEGGPGAADLETVRDAGFRVQGADEPSLPAHRLDLVRPRRRGAGTDRPPNA; encoded by the coding sequence ATGCGCCAATCCGACCACCGGCCCTCGGCGGCCGCACTCGCCCAGGCCGCCCTGCGCCGTGAACGCCCCTCCCGCACCGACCTGCTCAGCGTTCTGTCCTGGCCCGACGCGGAGCTGCTGGAGCTGGTCGCGGCCGTCGGCCGGGTCCGCCGCCGCTTCTTCGGCGACCGCGTCAAGCTCAACTACCTCGTCAACCTGAAAAGCGGGCTGTGCCCCGAGGACTGCACCTACTGCTCGCAGCGGCTGGGCTCCGACGCCGACATCGTCAGCTACAGCTGGCTCGGCACCGAGGAGACCCGCCGGGCCGCCGCCAGCGGCGTCGAGGGCGGCGCGTCGCGGGTCTGCCTGGTGGCCAGCGGCCGCGGCCCCACCGACCGCGACATCGACCGCCTGACCCCGGCCATCGCCCGGATCAAGGAGGAGCACCCGGGTGTGGACGTGTGCGCCTGCCTGGGACTGCTCTCGTCGGGCCAGCCCGAGCGGCTGCGCGACGCCGGCGTCGACGCCTACAACCACAACCTCAACACCTCCGGTGAGCGCTACGCCGACATCTGCTCCACCCACGGCTTCGCCGACCGCGTCGCGACGGTGCAGCGGGCCGCCCAGGCGGGCCTGTCGCCGTGCTCGGGACTGATCGCGGGCATGGGGGAAGGCGACGACGACCTCGTCGACGCGCTGGAGGAGCTGCGCGAGCTCGATCCCGACTCGGTCCCGGTCAACTTCCTCATCCCCTTCGACGGCACCCCGCTGGCCGGACACTGGGAACTGACGCCGCAGCGGTGCCTGCGCGTCCTCGCCGCCGCCCGGCTGGTCTTTCCCGACGTGGAGGTGCGCTTGGCCGGCGGCCGCGAGATCCACCTGCGCAGCCTGCAGCCGCTTGCGCTGCACCTGGCCAACTCGATCTTCCTGGGCGACTATCTGACCAGTGAGGGCGGCCCCGGCGCCGCCGACCTGGAGACGGTGCGCGACGCCGGATTCCGGGTGCAGGGCGCCGACGAGCCGAGCCTGCCCGCGCACCGGCTCGACCTGGTGCGTCCGCGCCGCCGCGGCGCCGGCACCGACCGACCGCCCAACGCCTGA
- a CDS encoding GNAT family N-acetyltransferase: MDDDVWLRTPRLVLRGWRDADREPFAQLNADPEVMAHFPAVLTRAESDTRADRIEADLAEHGFGLWALEVAATGAFIGFAGLNPARFPAHFTPAVEVGWRLARHAWGYGYATEAARAAVAFGFDRCGTEEIVSFTSRTNVRSQAVMRRLGMRCDSADDFDHPQLPAGHRLTPHVLYRLSADDV, translated from the coding sequence ATGGACGACGACGTCTGGCTGCGGACTCCGCGGCTGGTGCTGCGCGGCTGGCGGGACGCCGACCGGGAGCCCTTCGCCCAGCTCAACGCCGACCCCGAGGTGATGGCGCACTTCCCGGCCGTGCTGACCCGCGCGGAGTCCGACACGCGCGCCGACCGCATCGAGGCCGACCTGGCCGAGCACGGATTCGGCCTGTGGGCGCTGGAGGTCGCTGCGACCGGCGCGTTCATCGGCTTCGCCGGGCTGAACCCGGCGCGCTTCCCCGCGCATTTCACCCCGGCCGTGGAGGTCGGCTGGCGGCTGGCCCGGCACGCGTGGGGCTACGGCTACGCCACCGAGGCCGCGCGCGCCGCCGTCGCGTTCGGGTTCGACCGCTGCGGAACGGAGGAGATCGTATCCTTCACCTCCCGCACCAACGTGCGCTCCCAAGCGGTGATGCGGCGGTTGGGCATGCGCTGCGACTCCGCCGACGACTTCGACCACCCGCAGCTTCCCGCAGGCCACCGGCTCACACCGCACGTGCTCTACCGCCTCTCGGCCGACGACGTGTAA
- a CDS encoding GNAT family N-acetyltransferase yields MHIEITEMPWDDPVGVRLRSDQERETAARYGGDLEQGAKPSAETTAVFLAATEPGGGVVGCGALRRLDERTFELKRMYVVPARRGRRIGEALLHALEDAGRERGATRMRLETGVEQPEAMRLYERCGYSRIPLYGPYTGCAASVCYERDLRADRERAQV; encoded by the coding sequence GTGCACATCGAGATCACGGAAATGCCCTGGGACGATCCCGTCGGCGTCCGTCTGCGCAGCGACCAGGAACGCGAAACCGCCGCGCGCTACGGCGGCGATCTGGAGCAGGGCGCCAAGCCTTCGGCGGAGACCACCGCGGTGTTCCTGGCCGCGACCGAACCCGGCGGCGGGGTGGTGGGCTGCGGCGCGCTGCGCCGCCTGGACGAGCGCACCTTCGAGCTGAAGCGGATGTATGTGGTGCCGGCCCGGCGAGGCCGGCGAATCGGCGAAGCGCTGCTGCATGCGCTGGAGGACGCCGGCCGCGAGCGCGGCGCGACGCGGATGCGCTTGGAGACCGGCGTGGAGCAGCCCGAGGCGATGCGCCTCTACGAGCGCTGCGGTTACAGCCGGATTCCGCTGTACGGCCCGTATACGGGCTGTGCGGCGAGCGTCTGTTACGAACGGGACCTGCGGGCGGACCGCGAGCGGGCGCAGGTCTGA
- a CDS encoding YiaA/YiaB family inner membrane protein, with amino-acid sequence MSTTQVRPTNTQAFFVQAALSFGVSAAAVATGVAFLPVDPWMRAFLALGLLYVITSAFTLAKCVRDRQEESTVHGRVDQARLDKLLAEHDPFKTETS; translated from the coding sequence ATGAGCACCACACAGGTACGACCCACCAACACACAGGCGTTCTTCGTCCAGGCCGCGCTGTCGTTCGGCGTCTCGGCCGCCGCTGTGGCGACGGGCGTGGCCTTCCTGCCCGTCGACCCGTGGATGCGCGCGTTCCTCGCACTGGGCCTGCTCTACGTGATCACTTCGGCGTTCACTCTGGCCAAGTGCGTGCGCGACCGGCAGGAGGAGTCGACCGTGCACGGCCGGGTGGACCAGGCGCGCCTGGACAAGCTGCTGGCCGAGCACGACCCCTTCAAGACCGAAACCTCCTGA
- a CDS encoding acyltransferase family protein, whose product MGTQTPSAFGRSQDVRAASPAGGSERRFLPEVQGLRAVAVALVLVYHVDHDLLPGGYVGVDVFFVISGFLITSLLLREARTEGRVSLGAFYVRRIRRILPAASVVLVGTGLAALWLLPATRLAETARELVASAVYVENLFLAGESVDYLAAESAASPVQHFWSLAVEEQFYLLWPLLFAAWAAGGPRWGRRRVALAAAGGVLAVSLGFSAVLTATDPQPAYFLPQTRMWELAAGGVLAVASVRIVWPVRVRWVLGWAGLAAIGWSVLAYDDQTPFPGVAAVVPVAGAAAVIAAGCNGGRWSSYGLLASGPARFGGDISYPLYLWHWPVIVFASALTGSARLEPLYAGLAVVVSVVLAWGTKVAVEDPVRRWGLLRSGRRAGVFAVVAALVVVLVGAVQVGRYEWLKGAEFDPVQHVGPAALGTSEPMGSGAVPLYPSAVAAGEDIPDVYDAGCHASQADTRPDPCVYGPDDADTTVALVGDSHAAQWAPALRTIARERGWRLHTFTKSACGFTVADLESGTGGPYDACKRYNRAVLDELTGGLHPELVFTSSSSMADGYGAASPEDGRAAIAAGMNRLWSPLEDAGTDVVAIRDTPTTRTRLPECVSLHKDDLAQCEQPAEDAFSDDDPQVIAARESDAGLVDLSDRICTAGTCPPVIGNVLVYRDSHHLTATYARLLAPELEEAAASYLRGG is encoded by the coding sequence GTGGGCACCCAGACACCTTCCGCATTCGGCAGGTCCCAGGACGTGCGTGCCGCTTCTCCTGCCGGCGGCTCTGAACGGCGTTTCCTGCCGGAGGTGCAGGGCCTGCGCGCCGTGGCGGTGGCGCTCGTGCTCGTCTATCACGTCGATCACGATCTGCTGCCCGGCGGCTATGTGGGTGTGGACGTCTTCTTCGTGATCTCGGGGTTTCTGATCACGTCGCTGCTGCTGCGCGAGGCCCGCACCGAGGGGCGGGTGTCGCTGGGGGCGTTCTACGTCCGCCGTATCCGGCGGATCCTGCCCGCGGCGAGCGTGGTGCTGGTGGGGACCGGGCTGGCGGCGCTGTGGCTGCTGCCGGCGACGCGGTTGGCGGAGACGGCGCGGGAGCTGGTGGCCAGTGCGGTGTATGTGGAGAACCTGTTCCTGGCCGGGGAGTCGGTGGACTATCTGGCCGCGGAGTCGGCGGCCAGTCCCGTGCAGCATTTCTGGTCGCTGGCGGTGGAGGAGCAGTTCTATCTGCTGTGGCCGCTGCTGTTCGCGGCGTGGGCGGCGGGCGGGCCCCGGTGGGGGCGCCGCCGTGTGGCGCTGGCGGCGGCGGGGGGTGTGCTGGCGGTGTCGCTGGGGTTCTCGGCGGTGCTGACGGCCACCGATCCCCAGCCGGCGTATTTCCTGCCCCAGACCCGGATGTGGGAGTTGGCGGCGGGGGGTGTGCTGGCGGTGGCGTCGGTGCGGATCGTGTGGCCGGTGCGGGTGCGGTGGGTGCTGGGCTGGGCGGGTCTGGCCGCGATCGGCTGGTCGGTGCTGGCCTATGACGATCAGACGCCGTTTCCGGGGGTGGCGGCGGTGGTGCCGGTCGCGGGGGCGGCGGCGGTGATCGCGGCGGGGTGCAACGGGGGGCGGTGGTCCTCCTACGGGCTGCTGGCGAGTGGTCCCGCGCGTTTCGGCGGCGATATCTCGTATCCGCTGTATCTGTGGCATTGGCCGGTGATCGTGTTCGCGTCGGCGCTGACCGGTTCGGCGCGGCTGGAGCCGTTGTATGCGGGGCTGGCGGTGGTGGTGTCGGTGGTGTTGGCGTGGGGCACCAAGGTGGCGGTGGAGGATCCGGTGCGCCGGTGGGGGCTGTTGCGGTCGGGCCGGCGGGCGGGGGTGTTCGCTGTGGTGGCGGCGTTGGTGGTGGTGCTGGTCGGTGCGGTTCAGGTGGGGCGCTACGAGTGGCTCAAGGGGGCGGAGTTCGATCCGGTGCAGCATGTGGGGCCGGCGGCGTTGGGTACGTCGGAGCCGATGGGGTCGGGTGCGGTGCCGTTGTATCCCTCGGCGGTGGCCGCGGGCGAGGACATTCCCGACGTCTACGACGCCGGCTGCCATGCGTCCCAGGCCGACACCCGCCCCGACCCCTGCGTCTACGGTCCCGACGACGCCGACACCACCGTCGCCCTGGTCGGCGACTCCCACGCCGCCCAATGGGCGCCCGCCCTGCGCACGATCGCCCGGGAACGCGGCTGGCGGCTGCACACCTTCACCAAGTCCGCCTGCGGGTTCACCGTCGCCGACCTGGAGTCCGGCACGGGCGGTCCCTATGACGCGTGCAAGCGCTACAACCGCGCCGTGCTCGACGAACTGACCGGCGGCCTGCACCCCGAGCTCGTCTTCACCAGCTCCAGTTCGATGGCCGACGGGTACGGGGCCGCCTCCCCGGAGGACGGCCGCGCCGCCATCGCCGCCGGCATGAACCGGCTGTGGTCGCCGCTCGAAGACGCCGGCACCGACGTCGTCGCCATCCGCGACACCCCCACGACCCGCACCCGCCTGCCCGAATGCGTGTCACTGCACAAGGACGACCTCGCCCAGTGCGAGCAGCCGGCCGAGGACGCGTTCTCCGACGACGACCCGCAGGTCATCGCCGCCCGGGAGAGCGACGCCGGCCTCGTCGACCTCAGCGATCGGATCTGCACCGCAGGCACCTGCCCGCCCGTGATCGGCAACGTGCTCGTCTACCGCGACAGCCACCACCTCACCGCCACCTACGCCCGTCTGCTGGCGCCGGAGCTGGAGGAGGCGGCCGCGTCCTACCTCCGCGGCGGGTGA